In Janthinobacterium agaricidamnosum NBRC 102515 = DSM 9628, the DNA window TTTTCCGCAACTACTGCCTTGCCCTGCGCATCGGCCAGCGTCATCGTGCTGAAGGCCTCTTCAATTTTTTCGTTGAAGGTCAGCGTAATGTCACGCGGCGCCGCGGCCAGGACCGCGCCCGCCTCCGGGCTGGCGCTTTTCAGGCTGGCGTGCGCCGCAGCAAACGGGCTGGCCAACGTCGCCGCCGCCATGGCGCCGGCAAGAATCATGGTGTGCACTGCTTTCATCTTCAACTCCCCTTGTTAAGATTACTTGACTGCTACGATTGAGGTGACCATCAGCACGCCGCCTACCTTGTCTGCGACAAAACGGACTTTGTCGCCCTGCTTGACCTTGTCGAGCATTGCCGGGTCCTGGACCT includes these proteins:
- the copC gene encoding copper homeostasis periplasmic binding protein CopC; the protein is MKAVHTMILAGAMAAATLASPFAAAHASLKSASPEAGAVLAAAPRDITLTFNEKIEEAFSTMTLADAQGKAVVAEKARIDATNPAILRLEVPPLPAGAYSVTWAVAGHDGHRRKGDFKFTVK